In one window of Toxotes jaculatrix isolate fToxJac2 chromosome 10, fToxJac2.pri, whole genome shotgun sequence DNA:
- the pcdh11 gene encoding protocadherin-11 X-linked isoform X3: MDLASQAHVLVVLLTCGVLLCWAQERDYTVKEEQPENVRIGNLRKDLDLNLDPNIRLSSPLQFKPVYKTGDVPLVRVEANTGEIFTTNHRIDREKLCSGVFAEKRCYYEIEVAVLPDEIFRLVKIRFLIEDVNDNAPLFQSTVINISIPENTAINTRYPVPSAFDPDVGINGIQHYELVKSVSEFGLDIIETPEGDKWPQLIVQQNLDREQKDTFVMKIKVEDGGNPPKSSTAILQVTISDVNDNRPIFKDSELEVTVPENAPMGTSVAQLHATDADLGSNAQIHFAFSNQISASTKRHFAIDSSTGLITVKQPLDREVTPVHKLIVLASDGSSTPSRATVIVNVTDVNDNVPSIDTRYIINLVNGTVLLSENAPLNTKIALITVTDKDADLYGKVACYTDHDVPFRLKPVFNDQFLLETAAPLDYETTREYAIKIVASDRGTPPLNTSAMVLIKIKDENDNAPIFPQPEIQLSIPENNDPSTQLIKISATDADSGHNADIIYTLGPDAPDGFNIDRRSGILSVGKRLDREKQERYSFTVIARDNGSTSLQSNVTVRLIVQDLNDNSPAFTHPEYNFYVPENLPLYGTVGLITVTDADAGDNAVITLSILNGKDNFIIDPQTGVIKPNITFDREQQSSYTFMVKAVDGGQPPSSSYAKVTINVVDVNDNRPVFVIPSSNYSYDLVRTTTTPGAVVTRVFAIDNDTGMNAELQYSIISSIIITSRVSPRGLFAIDKTTGNITLQEKIVAADQGLHRLVVKVKDLGQPESLHAIALIHLFVNDTVSNATFIQEQLRKSMETPLDRNIGDSEVTPPANGYVIVVIAIIAGTMTVILVIFVTALVRCRQTPRHKVVQKGKQSGEWVSPNQENRQIKKKKKRKKRSPKSLLLNFVTIDESKPDDTTHEHVNGTLDLPVELEEQTMGKYNWATTPTTFKPDSPDLAKHYKSASPQPTFQIKPETPVAPKKHHVIQELPLDNTFVVGCDSLSKCSSTSSDPYSVSECSCQGGFKTAGQITTRQETALKPPHYGTLCGTGTARSHRIKINL, encoded by the exons ATGGACTTAGCAAGTCAGGCTCATGTGCTGGTGGTCTTGCTCACCTGTGGGGTCTTGCTATGCTGGGCCCAGGAGAGGGACTATACGGTGAAAGAGGAACAGCCAGAGAATGTCCGCATTGGCAACCTGCGGAAGGACCTGGACCTCAACCTAGACCCCAACATCAGGCTGTCCTCGCCGCTGCAGTTCAAGCCTGTGTACAAGACAGGTGACGTGCCTTTGGTGAGAGTGGAGGCCAACACGGGGGAGATCTTTACCACCAACCACAGAATCGACCGGGAGAAGCTGTGCTCAGGAGTCTTCGCTGAGAAACGCTGCTACTATGAGATTGAGGTGGCCGTGCTGCCTGACGAGATCTTCCGATTGGTCAAGATCCGCTTCCTGATCGAGGATGTGAACGACAACGCACCCCTTTTCCAGTCCACTGTAATAAACATTTCCATCCCAGAGAACACAGCAATCAACACCCGATACCCGGTGCCCTCAGCATTTGACCCTGACGTAGGGATCAATGGGATCCAACATTATGAACTGGTCAAG AGTGTCAGCGAGTTTGGTTTAGACATCATTGAGACTCCTGAAGGTGATAAGTGGCCACAGCTTATCGTTCAGCAGAACCTGGATCGTGAGCAGAAGGACACCTTCGTCATGAAGATAAAGGTGGAAGATGGTGGTAACCCCCCCAAGTCCAGCACTGCCATTCTCCAAGTCACCATCTCTGATGTCAATGACAATCGTCCCATCTTCAAGGACAGTGAGCTGGAGGTCACAGTACCAGAGAATGCCCCAATGGGGACATCCGTTGCTCAGCTTCACGCCACGGACGCAGACCTGGGTTCAAATGCACAGATCCACTTTGCCTTCAGCAACCAGATCTCTGCCTCGACCAAACGTCACTTTGCCATTGACAGCTCTACAGGACTGATCACTGTGAAGCAGCCACTGGACAGGGAGGTCACTCCAGTTCATAAACTCATCGTCCTGGCCAGTGATGGCAGCTCCACCCCATCCAGAGCCACAGTGATTGTTAATGTAACAGACGTTAATGACAATGTTCCCTCCATAGACACTCGCTACATTATCAACCTGGTTAATGGGACTGTTCTGCTGTCCGAGAATGCACCTCTCAACACCAAAATAGCCCTAATTACTGTTACTGACAAGGATGCAGATCTGTATGGCAAAGTAGCTTGCTACACTGACCATGATGTTCCTTTCCGGTTGAAGCCTGTCTTTAATGATCAATTCTTACTAGAGACAGCTGCCCCCCTAGATTACGAGACGACCCGAGAATATGCAATTAAGATAGTGGCCTCGGATAGGGGGACGCCTCCTTTGAACACTTCAGCTATGGTTTTAATTAAAATCAAGGATGAGAACGACAATGCACCCATCTTCCCCCAGCCGGAAATCCAACTTTCCATACCGGAGAACAATGACCCCTCTACACAGTTAATAAAAATCAGCGCCACTGATGCAGACAGTGGTCATAATGCGGACATTATTTATACTCTTGGCCCTGACGCACCTGATGGGTTTAACATAGACAGACGGTCAGGAATCCTCTCTGTTGGCAAACGactggacagagagaagcaggagaggtACTCATTCACTGTCATTGCAAGGGACAATGGCTCCACATCCCTACAGAGCAATGTCACTGTCAGGCTAATCGTCCAGGACCTTAATGACAACAGCCCAGCTTTCACACACCCTGAGTACAACTTCTATGTGCCTGAGAACCTGCCTCTCTATGGAACTGTGGGCTTAATCACAGTGACGGACGCAGATGCGGGAGATAATGCTGTTATAACCCTGTCCATTTTGAACGGGAAAGACAATTTCATCATCGACCCTCAAACTGGTGTGATCAAACCCAATATCACCTTTGATAGGGAGCAGCAAAGCTCCTACACATTTATGGTCAAGGCAGTTGATGGAGGGCAACCTCCAAGCTCCTCCTATGCCAAGGTCACTATCAATGTAGTCGACGTAAATGACAATCGCCCTGTGTTCGTCATCCCATCCTCCAATTACTCATATGACCTAGTGCgaaccaccaccacccctggcGCTGTGGTCACCAGAGTGTTTGCCATTGACAATGACACAGGTATGAATGCTGAGCTGCAGTACAGTAtcatcagcagcatcatcatcacGTCTAGGGTCTCCCCTCGCGGCCTCTTTGCCATCGACAAAACAACGGGTAACATAACACTCCAGGAGAAAATAGTGGCAGCGGATCAGGGGCTGCATAGGCTTGTAGTCAAGGTCAAAGATCTAGGCCAGCCTGAGTCATTACATGCTATAGCACTTATTCACTTGTTTGTCAATGACACTGTGTCAAATGCTACCTTTATCCAAGAGCAGCTGCGAAAAAGTATGGAGACACCCTTGGACCGTAACATAGGGGACAGTGAGGTAACACCTCCAGCCAACGGATATGTGATTGTTGTCATAGCTATCATAGCAGGGACCATGACTGTCATCTTGGTGATATTTGTGACTGCCTTGGTGCGTTGCCGGCAGACACCCAGACACAAAGTGGTACAGAAGGGCAAGCAGAGTGGTGAGTGGGTGTCACCCAACCAAGAGAACCGTCagatcaagaagaagaagaagagaaagaagcgATCCCCCAAGAGCCTCCTCTTGAACTTTGTGACCATAGATGAATCCAAGCCTGACGACACCACCCATGAGCATGTTAATGGTACACTGGATCTCCCTGTGGAGCTAGAGGAGCAAACCATGGGGAAGTACAACTGGGCCACCACGCCCACCACCTTCAAACCCGACAGCCCAGATTTAGCCAAGCATTACAAGTCCGCGTCCCCTCAGCCTACATTTCAAATCAAACCAGAGACGCCAGTGGCCCCAAAGAAACACCATGTGATCCAGGAGCTCCCCTTGGACAACACCTTCGTGGTGGGCTGTGACTCACTCTCCAAGTGCTCATCGACTAGCTCCGACCCATACAGTGTCTCAGAGTGCAGCTGTCAGGGGGGATTCAAGACTGCAGGGCAAATCACCACCCGACAG